The Sphingosinicellaceae bacterium genome includes the window CTTGCCGAACCGCTTGGGCACCATGTTCGCGAGCTCCTGGCCTGGGCCGAGCAGCACGACGTGGTGGCGCGGGGTCAACGCGGCGGCACCGGCAGCCGCCACCAGCAGCCCGCCCCCGAAGACGGCATCGCGGCGAGAGATCATGTCGGAATTCCATCGCCGGGCTGTGCGAGGCGGTTTCGCACTGGGGTTAGCAGCGCATCGACGAGGAACAGCAGCAGGAGTGCCGAGGTGAAGGTCACCATGCCGGCAAACTCGTGGAGATAGCCCTGCGCGACCGCATCGCCGTAATAATAGGTCAGCAGCACCAGCGCCGCGACACGCACGCAGTTTGCCGCGATCGCGATCGGCACGACCAGCGCGAGCAGCAGCATCGAGTAGCGCCAGTTCGTGTTGCGCAGGATGTAGACGTAAAACAGTCCGATCGCCGACAAGCTTATCAGCGAGTTGAGGCCGGCACAGGCGTCCTCCACGAGGAGTTGATATTGGGCGACGAAGATCGTCACGCCGACCCGCACGACCGGGTAGCCGGCCATGCCGAGGCCGTTGGTGACCACTTGCGAAACCAGTAACTTGAGCGGCGCCGTGACCTGGTCGAGCAGCCAGCCGGGCAGCGGGATGACGAAGCCGAGGTAGAAGATCGGGAACCACATCATGCGCAGCACAGCTGCCCCAACGTAGGCGTAGGCGATGGCGAGCAAGGCAAGCATCAGCGCGGCGACCTCGATGCTGATGAAATCATAGGCGCGCCCGAAGATGTAAAGCGCTACCGCGGGCACCAGCACCGCAATCGCGAGGCCGAGGCTGCCGGGTTTTGCCAGGGCGCGGATCTGCGGCATCCGGCGGATCACCAGCCAGATCCCGGTCGCCACGACGAGCGGACCATGAACCCCCGACTCGGTCGACCACGGACCGGCGCCCAGTGCTCCCAGCGTCGGCACCAGCGTCGCGAGGAACCCAGCCAGCAACAACCAGTGCGCGCTGACTTGAGGCCAAATGCGGCTACGCGCGGGGCTCGGGGATACCGGACTTGGCGAAGGAGCGAGTGTCGCCATCTTCAGAATTCGCTCAACACCGAGCCGATGACCGCGCAGCGCGCGGCCTTGAGCTGGTCGGCGAGCGTCGCGACGTCGCTGACAAACGTGTTGTCGCGACGGGCGACGATCAGCGAGTGCCCGACCGCCGCAGCGACCGTCAGCGCATCGGCGCTGGTGTTCGCGGGCGGGGTATCGAACAGCGCGATGTCGTACTCGCGCAGCAGCATGTTCATGCCGTCGCGAAAGCGTGCACTCGACAGCAGCTCCTGCGGCCTCGCCACCGGCTGGCCAGCGGTCATCACCGACAGGTTCGGCAGCACGTTGGCGCTGACCACCCGCTCAGGCCGCGCGACCTGGAGCGACAGATAGTTCGACAGGCCGGGTGTCTGCGGGTCGATGCCGAAGATCTGGTCGATGCGCGGGCTGCGCATGTTCGCGTCCACTAGCAGCGTCTTGGTACCGATCTGCGACAGAGCAGCTGCGAGATTGGCGGCGAGAAAGCTGCACCCTGCACCCGCCACGGGCGCGATCAGCGTCAGCGCGCGGCGGCCGGGCTTGATATGTTGGGCGATGATCTGTGTCCGCAGCAGGCGGATCGCCTCTGCCTTGGCGCTGCCCGGATCGCTGAGCACGATGATCTCGTCGGAGACGGCGCTGCGGTAGTCACCCTGCAGCGCAAGGCTGTTGATGAGCTGCTCGCGCGCGCGGTCCAGTTCATCGGAACCGATGAAGCCGAGTTCGAGCGCAGCCTGGTCGAAGTCCAGGTTGCGCTCGGCCTGGTGTGCTTCGACCCGCGCGACTTCCTCGTCGGTGAGCAGGCCAAGCCGCTGCAGCGCATCGCGAATCGGTGCATCGGCGTCGGCGCGGCCGTCGTCGACGCGCGGCATTTGACTATCGCTATCCACAGGTTCTTTGCCTTATTGCGCCGGTAGCAGGGCGTCGTTGTTGCGCCGGCGGGTCAGGCGCTTGCGCACCCAGTCGCGGAACGGCGAGCGTGCAGCATCGGCGATGATCGCCAGGACCGGCACCTTCGCCGCGGCGATCAGGTCCTCGCTGCCGCGAACCCGTCGACCGAGCAATTCGACCCCGATCGCCGCGATCAGCCCGAGCGCCAAGCCACCGAATGCGGACAGCAATGCGATCATCGGAATGTTCGGGAACGACGGCGAACCGCTGGAGACCGCCGCGCCGAGCGGCACCAGGCCAGTCTCGTCGACGTCGGCCTCGAGCTTGAGGTCAGCGGTGCGGGCGGCGGCTCGCTCGTACTGTGAGCGGCGCAGGTCGACCTCGCGCTGCAGGGCGCCGAGCTTGTCGAGCTTGTCCTTCGACGACAAGACCTTGGCCTTCTGGGCGTTATACTCGCTCTCGAGTTCGGCGACGTTGCGACGCGACGCCGACTGGGCACTGCCGCCGGTCGCCCGCGACACCGCGGTCTCCTTGGCGAGCTGGCGCTGGAGCAAGGTCCGCCGCTGCAGCAGGGCCTGATAGTTCGGGTTGGCCGAACCGAGGCGCTCTCCCGCCAACTGGATCTGCTCGTCGGCGGCAGCAAGCTGCATCTTCAAGCTTTCGACCATGCCCGAATTGCCCATCGTCTGGGCAAGCTGGAAGTCCTGCTGGCCGGCAGAGCTTCGCGCCGACAGCAGCGCCGACTGCAGGCCCTGCAGCTTGGCGGTCTCGGCATCGACGCCGCCCGCACCCATGACGAGGCCGTTGGCGCGCTCGAAGTTCGACTTGGTGGTTTCGGCGGCGACCAGCGATACCTGGGCCTTCTCGGCCTGCTGGCGATACCAGTCGGCGGTGCGGCCGGCGGAGTCGGTCCGGAAGCGCAGGCTGGCGTCGATAAAAGCGTCGCGGATCGCGCTGACGGTGTTCTTGGCGACCATCGGATTGGCAGCTTCGTAGGTGATCTCGAGAATGTTGCTGTTCTCGACGAGCTTGGCATCGGTGTGGTCGATGACCTTCTGCGCAAAATAGCGCCGGATATCAGTCGAACCGTCGGACTTGGCGTTGAACTCGGCGATCGCTTCCGGTCGGGTGGCGATGCCGAGCTTGTCGACGACCTCACCAGCGACGCGGTAGTCCTTGATCAGCTCAGTCTGGGTCTTCGTGTAGCCGCGCACGAACTGGGTCGCGATGACGGCACCGCTGACCGGATCGGGCTTGATCACGTCCATCATGACGCGCGCAGCACCGGGGTAGCGCTCGGGCAGGCGCGACGCGACTGCCATCGCGATGACGGTCACGCTGAGGAAGCAGCCCAGGATGATCCACCGCCGGGCGATGAGAATGCGCAGGAACTGAATCAAACTCATGAAATCTTGGCTCCGCTCGCCCACTGCAACGGGCGCCGACTTCTGCTTGCCCGCGCATACACGGTGAAACGACCGCCGTCATCAGCGCTATACGTGCGGTGCCTCAGAACAGACGCTCCTTGATCACCAGGATGTCGCCCTTTTGAACGAGGGCATCGAGCGGGATCGTCGCCTTCTTGTCGGTGGAGCCGGCGCGGAACAGGCCGATCTTCTTGCCGTTCCCGGTCGCGGTGACACCGCCTGCCATCGCCAGCGCCTGCCGGACGGTGAGCCCGGGCAGCACGGGCATCGTGCCGGGCTTGGCGATCTGGCCGGTGATGAAGAAGGTGTCGGCGTCGGGAACGTATAGCGTGTCCCCCGGCAGCAGGATCGGGTCTTGGTCGGCGGCACCGCGGACCAGCGCCTCGGTCTCGAGGCGGATCTCCTTGTTGTCGGCGCGGCGCAGGAAGACGTAGTTCGCACCTTGGTCCTTGACCCAGCCGGCCTTCAACAGGACTTCGAGGGCGTGATAGGTTCGGTCGAGCGGATAAACACCCGGCTGGCCGACCTTGCCGGCGACGTTGACGGTCTTGCTGGCGAATGCACCGACCTCGACGTTGACGACGGGAGACTTGAAGTAGTTGCCGGCCACCAACTTCTTGGTGATGAGGTCGGCAAGGCTGACCACGGTCTGGCCCGCCGCCTGGACGTTGCCGATGAGCGGCATAACGATCGTGCCATCGGGCTTGATGCGGGTCTGCACACCGGCATCCGACTGGCCGTAGACGGTCACCGAAATCGTATCGTCCGCGCCGAGCACATAGGCGCGGTCGGTCGTGGTCGTGGCTGCCGTGGCAGTCGCCGACGCGGCCGCGGGCTTGGCAGTCCCGGTCGTGGTCTGGGCCGCGGCCGGCAGAGTCAGCAGGGTTGCCGCCAACCCGGCCATCAGCATGGCAATCAACCAGCGCGCCATCACGTTGAGCAAGCGCATCAGCCTCTCCCGAACTTGACCCGGAGCGTCACCGACCCCGAGGTACTGCTGAAATTATAAAGCGACGGATTCGAACTGCGGTTCTCGTGTCCGACCTCGAAGTCGATGCCGTAGAGCGGGCGCGGCTGGAACGACGCCTGGGCGAACACGCGCTTCGTCGAGTCGCGCTTGCGGGCGAATGGCTCCTCGACGGTGGCGAAACCACCTTTGTACTGCCGGCGATCGTAGTTGGCGCCGATGCTCGTCGTGATCGCCGCGCCGATCCGGTAGTTGATGATCAGGCCGAGGTCGTCGTGAATATCCAGCCGGGCCGCGACGTTGGGCGACGAGGTGATGTTGCGACCGCCACTGAGCTGCGCGCTCAGTCGTCCACCGGGGTGATAGTCGACCGCGAGATTGTAGCTTGGGCCGCTGTATCCGGCGCGGGGCGACAGGATGGTGACGATGTTGCCGCTGTCGTCCTGGACGAGGTTCAGGACATTATCGGGCTTCGGCTTGACCTTTACGTACGATCCCGAGGCGTTGAGACTCAACCGCGAGCCGACAGCGCGCGAATAGCCGATGCGCGCCGAATACAGGTTGAGCTTGTCGGTCGTCTGCATGACGCCACCGTTCCCATCGGGCGTGAACAGGCTCCGCCTCGGATAGTTGAAGCGCGACACCGCGACACCGGCCGAGAAGGTTCCGATGGCCGGGGCGCCGAAGTTCAGGTGAGCGTCGAGATTCGTCTCGCGCGCATCCTGCACCCGGCGGTCGGGATTCTGGTTGTTGGTCACCGACCGGTTGGCGCTGCCGCCGAAGCCGATGCCCGAAGACGGCGCGCAGTCCGCCACCGCGCCGTAGTCGATGATCTCCTGGGTATTGTCCCGGCTGACCGAGCTTTCCGACAGCAGCGACTGGCGCCGCTTGTATTCGCCGGTGATGCTGCCGGTGCAGGCGCGTCCGGCCCGCAGAATCGCGCCGCCGCCGACCGAGTAGCGGTTGCGGTCGAGCTTCGAGTTCTTGGCGTAGATGTCGCGGCCAAGCGACGCGCCGATGAACAGCTGCTGGCGTCCAACGGGCTGGCCGGCCGCTACCTCGACGGACGGCGTGAAGCGGAAATCCGCCTTCGACCGGCCCGGCTCAGGGGTAAATCCGTTGCCGAGGCGCAGGATGTTGCTGTCGTAATAGCTGCGCAACGACGCGCCGATCCGGAACCCCTGCCCGTCGATCGGGGACACCGAGGTCGAGGTCCGGGCGGGACGATCGTCGGACGACGAACTCTGCGCGGCGGTGCCGGTCGGCACGACCGTTGCCAGCAGAAACAG containing:
- the xrtV gene encoding exosortase V gives rise to the protein MATLAPSPSPVSPSPARSRIWPQVSAHWLLLAGFLATLVPTLGALGAGPWSTESGVHGPLVVATGIWLVIRRMPQIRALAKPGSLGLAIAVLVPAVALYIFGRAYDFISIEVAALMLALLAIAYAYVGAAVLRMMWFPIFYLGFVIPLPGWLLDQVTAPLKLLVSQVVTNGLGMAGYPVVRVGVTIFVAQYQLLVEDACAGLNSLISLSAIGLFYVYILRNTNWRYSMLLLALVVPIAIAANCVRVAALVLLTYYYGDAVAQGYLHEFAGMVTFTSALLLLFLVDALLTPVRNRLAQPGDGIPT
- a CDS encoding P-loop NTPase produces the protein MPRVDDGRADADAPIRDALQRLGLLTDEEVARVEAHQAERNLDFDQAALELGFIGSDELDRAREQLINSLALQGDYRSAVSDEIIVLSDPGSAKAEAIRLLRTQIIAQHIKPGRRALTLIAPVAGAGCSFLAANLAAALSQIGTKTLLVDANMRSPRIDQIFGIDPQTPGLSNYLSLQVARPERVVSANVLPNLSVMTAGQPVARPQELLSSARFRDGMNMLLREYDIALFDTPPANTSADALTVAAAVGHSLIVARRDNTFVSDVATLADQLKAARCAVIGSVLSEF
- a CDS encoding exopolysaccharide biosynthesis protein EpsF, whose translation is MSLIQFLRILIARRWIILGCFLSVTVIAMAVASRLPERYPGAARVMMDVIKPDPVSGAVIATQFVRGYTKTQTELIKDYRVAGEVVDKLGIATRPEAIAEFNAKSDGSTDIRRYFAQKVIDHTDAKLVENSNILEITYEAANPMVAKNTVSAIRDAFIDASLRFRTDSAGRTADWYRQQAEKAQVSLVAAETTKSNFERANGLVMGAGGVDAETAKLQGLQSALLSARSSAGQQDFQLAQTMGNSGMVESLKMQLAAADEQIQLAGERLGSANPNYQALLQRRTLLQRQLAKETAVSRATGGSAQSASRRNVAELESEYNAQKAKVLSSKDKLDKLGALQREVDLRRSQYERAAARTADLKLEADVDETGLVPLGAAVSSGSPSFPNIPMIALLSAFGGLALGLIAAIGVELLGRRVRGSEDLIAAAKVPVLAIIADAARSPFRDWVRKRLTRRRNNDALLPAQ
- a CDS encoding polysaccharide export protein yields the protein MRLLNVMARWLIAMLMAGLAATLLTLPAAAQTTTGTAKPAAASATATAATTTTDRAYVLGADDTISVTVYGQSDAGVQTRIKPDGTIVMPLIGNVQAAGQTVVSLADLITKKLVAGNYFKSPVVNVEVGAFASKTVNVAGKVGQPGVYPLDRTYHALEVLLKAGWVKDQGANYVFLRRADNKEIRLETEALVRGAADQDPILLPGDTLYVPDADTFFITGQIAKPGTMPVLPGLTVRQALAMAGGVTATGNGKKIGLFRAGSTDKKATIPLDALVQKGDILVIKERLF
- a CDS encoding outer membrane beta-barrel protein; this encodes MGLLIVKWTRVGGAATTLFLLATVVPTGTAAQSSSSDDRPARTSTSVSPIDGQGFRIGASLRSYYDSNILRLGNGFTPEPGRSKADFRFTPSVEVAAGQPVGRQQLFIGASLGRDIYAKNSKLDRNRYSVGGGAILRAGRACTGSITGEYKRRQSLLSESSVSRDNTQEIIDYGAVADCAPSSGIGFGGSANRSVTNNQNPDRRVQDARETNLDAHLNFGAPAIGTFSAGVAVSRFNYPRRSLFTPDGNGGVMQTTDKLNLYSARIGYSRAVGSRLSLNASGSYVKVKPKPDNVLNLVQDDSGNIVTILSPRAGYSGPSYNLAVDYHPGGRLSAQLSGGRNITSSPNVAARLDIHDDLGLIINYRIGAAITTSIGANYDRRQYKGGFATVEEPFARKRDSTKRVFAQASFQPRPLYGIDFEVGHENRSSNPSLYNFSSTSGSVTLRVKFGRG